The DNA segment AAAAAACAGAACCAGCATTTATTTGTTTTTCCTCACATATAACTATACAAACAATGAATTCTAAGTCCTTTTTCCAAAATGTACTGAAAGGAATGGCCATGGGTGCAGCAAACGTTATACCAGGCGTATCCGGTGGAACAATAGCATTAATAACCGGCGTATTCGAAAGATTAATCGATGCCATCAAATCTTTCGATTTAAAAGCACTCAACCTTCTTTTAAAAGGAAAATTCACGCAGCTATTTGAACATATTGACTTTTGGTTCCTATTTTCATTATTCGCTGGCATCGGCGTGGCAATCGTAAGCCTGGCTCAACTATTTAAATATCTATTTATTGAATACCCGGTTTATATTTGGGCTTTCTTTTTTGGACTGGTATTGGCCAGCATATATTATGTTGGCAAAACAGTCAGCAAATGGAACATTTCCAGTATCCTAACTTTTATAATCGGAACATCCATTGCTGTAGTTATCAGTGTACTCACCCCAGCTTCAGAAAACAGCTCTTTACTTTACCTTTTTATTTGCGGAATTGTAGCCATTTGCAGCATGATCATTCCCGGACTATCAGGTTCATTTGTATTGATTCTGATGGGCAATTACCAGCTTATAATGATAAATGCGGTAAGTGAATTAAATTTAAAGGTATTATTACCTGTAGCAGCAGGTGCAGGACTGGGATTAGTCGGGTTTTCTCATTTTTTATCGTGGTTACTCAAAAAATTCCACGACCAAACCATTGCTATGCTCACAGGTTTTATAATGGGCTCATTAGGAATCTTATGGCCTTGGAAAGAAATCATCACTGAAACCTTTGGTGAAAAAGTAAAAACAACAGGTTACGATTGGCACTTACCTGCTATGGATACGGCTTTTTTTATTGCTGTCGTTTTTATTATCTTAGGGATAGCAGCCATATGGCTAACTGAGTCCTTAGGTTCCAAAGTGACCGAGAAAAAAAACTAACAATATTATTGAACCGCTGAATTGAATACGGATTATGAAAACATTTGGGTTGATAGGGTATCCATTATCACAGTCTTTCTCACAAAGTCATTTTACGGAGAAATTTAAACAAGAAAATATAGAAGCCAGATACTTAAACTTTCCGATTACATCCATAGACGAATTCCCTGGTCTGATTAATCATCATCCATATATGGGCGGTCTGAATGTAACGATTCCTTACAAAGAGAAAGTGATTCAATACCTGGATGAACTGGATCCCATTGCCAAAGAAGCGGGAGCCGTAAATGTGATCAAATTCGACTGGAGCAAGCCCCATAAACCTATTCTAAAAGGCTACAATTCAGATATTATAGGATTTTCAAAATCCATTCAACCCTTTATAAAAGCACACCACAAAGGGGCACTTATTCTAGGTACTGGAGGAGCTGCCAAGGCTGTGGGTTTCGCCTTAAAAAAGATGGGACTGACCTACAAGCTTGTCTCCAGAACACCTAAGAAC comes from the Saccharicrinis fermentans DSM 9555 = JCM 21142 genome and includes:
- a CDS encoding shikimate dehydrogenase family protein translates to MKTFGLIGYPLSQSFSQSHFTEKFKQENIEARYLNFPITSIDEFPGLINHHPYMGGLNVTIPYKEKVIQYLDELDPIAKEAGAVNVIKFDWSKPHKPILKGYNSDIIGFSKSIQPFIKAHHKGALILGTGGAAKAVGFALKKMGLTYKLVSRTPKNDDQIAYGNLNEKTMKDHQVIINTTPLGMYGDMDAKPTIPYQFCGPDHLFFDLIYNPEITAFLKAGQKQGAAIKNGLEMLHLQAEAAWEIWNQ
- a CDS encoding DUF368 domain-containing protein, which codes for MNSKSFFQNVLKGMAMGAANVIPGVSGGTIALITGVFERLIDAIKSFDLKALNLLLKGKFTQLFEHIDFWFLFSLFAGIGVAIVSLAQLFKYLFIEYPVYIWAFFFGLVLASIYYVGKTVSKWNISSILTFIIGTSIAVVISVLTPASENSSLLYLFICGIVAICSMIIPGLSGSFVLILMGNYQLIMINAVSELNLKVLLPVAAGAGLGLVGFSHFLSWLLKKFHDQTIAMLTGFIMGSLGILWPWKEIITETFGEKVKTTGYDWHLPAMDTAFFIAVVFIILGIAAIWLTESLGSKVTEKKN